The Nocardia sp. NBC_01329 sequence TTGAATGCCTCCACCGGCTGCGGCGCGCCTTTGGTGAACCGGCTGCGCACGGTGGTGAGACGGTCCTTGCTGGTGATATCAGGGTTCTGCTCCGACCCGGAGAGCGCGAACTCCTTCTCGATGATCGACTGGGTCAGTACGAACCACGAATAGTCGTACCCGGTCGCCAGGATCGCCTTCATGGTCGAATTCGTATCGAAACCGGGGAAGCACGGCGCCGGGAGCCGGGTGCCGTTCGCGTCGAACCACAGTGAGGACGGACCGGGGATGATCCGGATGGCGTGGTCGGGCCAGATCGGATCCCAATTGTTGATGCCCTCGGTGTAGTGCCACATACGATCGCGATTGACCAGGGCGGCGCCCGCCGATTCGGAGATGCCGAGCATCCGCCCGTCCACGTGGGCGGGCACGCCGGAGATCATGGTGCGCGGTGCCGGGCCGAGCCGATCCACCGGCCAGTTCTGCCGGATGAGGTCGTGGTTGTGGCCGATACCGCCGGAGGTGACCAGTACCGCCTGCGCGTGGAACTCGAAATCGTCCACCACGGTGCGCGAGGTGGCCACACCGCGGGCGAGTTCGGTCGGCTCGAGCACGCTCCCGCGCACCCCGGTGACCGCGCCGTCGTGGACGATCAGTTCGTCGACCCGATGGCGGAACGCGAACCGCACCAGGCCTTTGCGCTCGGCGTCGAGAACAGGGTTCAGGAACACCTCGAGCACACCCGGGCCGGTGCCCCAGGAGATATGGAAACGCGGCACCGAATTCCCGTGACCATCGGCGAGGGCACCGCCGCGTTCGGCCCAGCCGACGAGCGGGGTCACTCGCAGACCGAGGTCGTAGAGATAGTCGCGCTTTTCGGTGGCGGCGAACCGGACGTAGGCTTCGGCCCACTGCCTGGCCCAGTGGTCCTCGTCGTCGCGATCGAATCCGGCCGAACCCAGCCAGTCCTGCAGGGCCAGTTCGTAGGAATCCTTGATACCGAGACGCCGCTGCTCGGGGCTGTCGACGAAGAACAGCCCGCCCAGTGACCAGAACGCCTGCCCGCCGAGGTTGTTGCGGTTCTCCTGATCGAGTACGAGTACCCGGTGTCCGGCCTTGGTCAGCTCATAAGTGGCGACGAGGCCGGCCAGCCCGGCCCCGACGACGATCACGGGGTTCTCGTCGGCCGGTACCGGGCCTGCGGGAGAGGTTTCGGACACGGTTCACCCTTCGCTCACGGTGGCTACGGGCCGGAATGTATCAGACGACCAGGACGCCCGATCGATGATCAGGAAGGGCGCCGGGTCGGGAACTCGGCGGCCAGTTCGGTGAACACCGCACGGTTGAGCACGAAGGCCTGTTTGCCCTCGTCGAGGATGCGGCGCTGCTCGAGCTCGTCCACGCCGATCCGGTCGAGCAGCGCCCGGTACTCGCGTTTGAACGCGGCGGGATTACCGATGCCCTCGAATACATAGAACCGCACACCGTCACCGCGATGAGGCAGGTCCCAGAGTTTTTCGGCATTGCCGCGGATCACCTGGCCACCGGAGAGGTCGCCGAGATAGCGGGTGTAGTGGTGAGCGATATAGCCGCCCGGCCAGGTCCGGGCGCATTCCTCGATCCGCGCGGCATAGGCGGCCGTCGCGGGCAGCGGCGCCAGTTCGTCGCGCCAGCCGGGGCCGGCCAGATGCGCCAGATCCCGCTCCAGTTCCGCGGTACGCGCCAGTTCCGGTGTGATGAACGGGCCCGCCACCGGGTCGGCGGCGAGCGCTTCGGTGTATGCCTCCAGCGCCCGATAGATGAACCAGAGTTGACCGGTGTAGCGGCGATAGGAGTCGATACCGAGCGATCCGTCCAGCATCTCGGTGATGAAGGTCGAGTTCTCCGCTTCCTCGTGCTCGCGCGCGGTGGCTTCCCGGATGCGAGTGGAGAACGAGGACACGGCCGGCTCGGTGGTTTCGAAAGTGTCCGGCATCGAGTGAACCTTCCTGCGGATGCGGTCCGGGTACTTCACCCGAACCGAGTGCACCGGTCGCGCGGTGTAGGACACACCGCGCGACCGGGCGGTAGACAACCCGACGATACCGGGTCCGGCGCCCGGTCAGGGTTTCTCCGTCAGCGGCCCTACGGGCGCGGCGCGGTGGGTAGCGGTTCGGTCGGCGCGAGCCGTGCCTCCGCCGCGCCTACTCCCACCGGATCGCCCACACCGGCCCCTCCGGGGGCGCCCGGAACGAGGATCGGCATCGCCATGGTGGGCGAGGTGTCCTCGATGACACCCGGGGGCTCGGCGGGTAGTCCCAGCGGGTTCGCTGACAGGGCCGGCATTTCCAGCATGTCGGCGGGCAGAGCCGCGGGCGTCGCCGGGGGCAGCGTCCCGGGCGGAACCAGGGGCAGCGTCCCCGGTGGAACCAGGGGCGCCGGTTCCAGATCATGGCTCCAGACCCCGCGATCGAACTCGGGGACCGGGGACGTACCACGTTCGGCCGGTTTGGGCACCTGGGGCAACTGTCCGGCCGCCGGCAGGCTGAGGGACAGGTCGCCCGAGGCTTCCGTGGTGGGAGTCGAATGCTGCACGGGCACCCGCACCGGATGGCGCCCCGGTACCGTGCCGATTCGTTTGCCGAGATTCACCGTGGGCCGGCGTTTGCCGAGATTTACTGTCGGCCGGCGTTTGCCCAGGTTCACTGTCGGCCTGCGGTTGCGCTTGACCACCGGACGACGCAGCGTGCCGAACTTTCGCAGGATCGGTGGGCGGCGCACCGTCCGGTCGAACCATTCACCGAGCGTGACGCCGCCGGCCAGGGCGCAACCGATACCG is a genomic window containing:
- a CDS encoding FAD-binding dehydrogenase, which gives rise to MSETSPAGPVPADENPVIVVGAGLAGLVATYELTKAGHRVLVLDQENRNNLGGQAFWSLGGLFFVDSPEQRRLGIKDSYELALQDWLGSAGFDRDDEDHWARQWAEAYVRFAATEKRDYLYDLGLRVTPLVGWAERGGALADGHGNSVPRFHISWGTGPGVLEVFLNPVLDAERKGLVRFAFRHRVDELIVHDGAVTGVRGSVLEPTELARGVATSRTVVDDFEFHAQAVLVTSGGIGHNHDLIRQNWPVDRLGPAPRTMISGVPAHVDGRMLGISESAGAALVNRDRMWHYTEGINNWDPIWPDHAIRIIPGPSSLWFDANGTRLPAPCFPGFDTNSTMKAILATGYDYSWFVLTQSIIEKEFALSGSEQNPDITSKDRLTTVRSRFTKGAPQPVEAFKEHGVDFVVADTLRELVDGMNALVRGPQLDYAALEKQIVARDREIVNKFSKDAQVTAIHNARTFFGDRTARVAKPHRILDPAAGPLIAVRLNILTRKTLGGLQTDLHSRVMRPDGTPLPGLYAAGEVAGFGGGGVHGYNALEGTFLGGCIFSGRAAGRTLARSLDHG
- a CDS encoding biliverdin-producing heme oxygenase produces the protein MPDTFETTEPAVSSFSTRIREATAREHEEAENSTFITEMLDGSLGIDSYRRYTGQLWFIYRALEAYTEALAADPVAGPFITPELARTAELERDLAHLAGPGWRDELAPLPATAAYAARIEECARTWPGGYIAHHYTRYLGDLSGGQVIRGNAEKLWDLPHRGDGVRFYVFEGIGNPAAFKREYRALLDRIGVDELEQRRILDEGKQAFVLNRAVFTELAAEFPTRRPS